Proteins encoded by one window of Deinococcus radiodurans R1 = ATCC 13939 = DSM 20539:
- the sdhC gene encoding succinate dehydrogenase, cytochrome b556 subunit: MYKGREGQWAFLLHRLSGLAILLYLMLHVFSIGSVILGEEFYMRIHHVYDLGIFRVGLIAVVAGVVYHAFNGLRIIVMDFAGAGVAYQRQMWYGVLAITALATLYAAWAQFPRILGGY; this comes from the coding sequence ATGTACAAAGGGAGAGAAGGGCAGTGGGCCTTCCTGCTGCACCGCCTGTCTGGACTGGCGATTCTGCTGTACCTGATGCTGCACGTGTTCAGCATCGGGTCGGTGATCTTGGGCGAAGAGTTTTACATGCGTATTCACCATGTCTATGACCTGGGCATCTTCCGCGTCGGCTTGATTGCGGTGGTCGCGGGCGTTGTGTACCACGCCTTCAACGGCCTGCGCATCATCGTGATGGACTTTGCGGGTGCGGGCGTGGCGTATCAGCGCCAGATGTGGTACGGCGTGCTGGCGATTACGGCGCTGGCGACCCTCTACGCGGCCTGGGCACAGTTTCCGCGCATACTGGGAGGCTACTGA
- a CDS encoding redox-sensing transcriptional repressor Rex, which translates to MADIPTATVGRVVTYIRVLEELEAQNVLRASSGELARRAGVTPFQVRKDLTYFGRFGTRGIGYTVAVLRRELLRALGLDQTWNVVIVGMGRLGHAIANYPGASDYQFQNVGLFDVAPDVVGREVRGLTIQHMSQLGPFVASVAGTPRQVDMGLLTVPAEHAQAAAQALVAAGVGGILNFAPVVLQTQDLHLPEAFAAPGRREVTVENVDFLAGMKRLAFYMLGPQAGPAEE; encoded by the coding sequence GTGGCCGACATCCCGACCGCCACGGTGGGCCGCGTGGTCACCTATATCAGGGTGCTGGAAGAGCTCGAAGCGCAGAACGTCCTGCGCGCCAGCAGCGGCGAACTCGCCCGGCGGGCCGGGGTGACCCCCTTTCAGGTGCGCAAGGACCTGACCTATTTCGGGCGCTTCGGCACGCGGGGCATCGGGTACACCGTGGCGGTGCTGCGCCGCGAGCTCTTGCGGGCGCTGGGCCTCGACCAGACCTGGAACGTGGTGATTGTCGGCATGGGCCGCCTCGGGCACGCCATCGCCAACTATCCGGGCGCCAGCGACTACCAGTTTCAGAACGTGGGCCTCTTCGACGTGGCCCCCGACGTGGTGGGCCGCGAGGTCCGGGGGCTGACCATCCAGCACATGAGCCAGCTCGGCCCGTTCGTCGCCTCGGTGGCGGGCACGCCCCGGCAGGTGGACATGGGCCTGCTGACGGTGCCCGCCGAGCACGCCCAGGCGGCGGCGCAAGCGCTCGTGGCGGCGGGGGTGGGCGGCATCCTCAACTTTGCTCCGGTGGTGCTGCAAACCCAGGACCTGCACTTGCCGGAAGCATTTGCCGCGCCGGGCCGCCGCGAAGTCACGGTGGAAAACGTGGACTTTCTGGCCGGCATGAAACGACTCGCCTTTTACATGCTCGGTCCCCAGGCGGGACCGGCGGAGGAATGA
- a CDS encoding M42 family metallopeptidase, translating into MSSLQLDYTLDVLLRLLATPSPTGFTEAALALVEGELHKLSVPSQRTRKGALTWEVPGSGAGHVTYSGHVDTLGAMVKAIKPNGRLLLWPLGGYDWATVEGEDVLVHRQNGETVSGTVVNVRQSTHVHGAALRDLRREAAVMEVRLDAVTGSAAETRGLGIGVGDFVSFDARPRLTPAGYVKARHLDNKAAVAVFLTVTRALLQSPPVKTVAFHVTTYEEVGHGAATGIPPHTDELIAVDMAAVGDGQTSSEHHVTLCVADGGGPYDHALGNRLRAAAARAGVELRVDIYPFYSSDGTAAWRAGGDYPVALIGPGVDASHAYERTHTDALDATAALMLAYVGA; encoded by the coding sequence ATGAGCAGTCTTCAACTGGACTACACCCTGGACGTGCTGCTGCGTCTGCTCGCCACGCCGAGTCCTACCGGCTTTACGGAGGCGGCGCTGGCGCTGGTGGAGGGCGAATTGCACAAACTGAGCGTGCCGTCGCAGCGCACCCGCAAGGGCGCCCTGACCTGGGAAGTCCCCGGCAGCGGCGCGGGCCACGTCACCTACAGCGGCCACGTGGACACCCTGGGGGCGATGGTCAAGGCCATCAAACCGAATGGGCGCCTGCTGCTGTGGCCTCTAGGCGGCTACGACTGGGCGACAGTGGAAGGCGAGGACGTGCTGGTTCACCGTCAGAACGGCGAGACGGTGAGCGGCACGGTGGTCAACGTGCGGCAGTCTACCCATGTCCACGGCGCGGCCCTGCGCGACCTGCGCCGTGAAGCCGCCGTGATGGAAGTGCGCCTCGACGCCGTGACCGGCAGCGCCGCCGAGACGCGGGGCCTGGGCATCGGCGTGGGCGATTTCGTCAGCTTCGATGCCCGGCCTCGGCTGACCCCGGCGGGCTACGTCAAGGCGCGGCACCTCGACAACAAAGCGGCGGTGGCGGTCTTTCTGACCGTGACCCGCGCATTGTTGCAGTCGCCCCCGGTCAAGACGGTGGCCTTCCACGTCACCACCTACGAGGAAGTCGGACACGGCGCGGCCACCGGCATTCCCCCGCACACCGACGAGCTGATTGCGGTGGATATGGCGGCAGTGGGCGACGGGCAGACGAGCAGCGAGCACCACGTCACCCTGTGCGTGGCCGACGGCGGCGGACCCTACGACCACGCGCTCGGCAACCGCCTGCGGGCAGCGGCGGCGCGGGCCGGGGTGGAGTTGCGGGTGGACATCTACCCCTTTTACTCCAGCGACGGCACGGCGGCCTGGCGAGCGGGCGGCGACTACCCGGTGGCGCTCATCGGCCCCGGGGTAGACGCCAGCCACGCCTACGAACGCACCCACACCGACGCGCTGGACGCCACCGCCGCGCTGATGCTGGCCTACGTGGGCGCCTGA
- a CDS encoding TlpA family protein disulfide reductase codes for MRWPDPADFVHGSPLPPPTEWGRPGLLMTFNLECPGCVSRGIPFLKRLHAEYGEQVHLLAVHTSFGHRQLTREEVEPTLVKFARDFAKLPFPVALDLDGSFAREWQTEGTPHWLAFAPGGELLRSVYGSQENAQTRLEYLLAEWAAASRP; via the coding sequence ATGCGCTGGCCTGACCCCGCCGATTTCGTTCACGGCTCTCCCCTGCCCCCGCCGACCGAGTGGGGGCGGCCCGGCCTACTCATGACTTTCAATCTGGAATGCCCCGGCTGCGTGTCGCGCGGCATCCCCTTTCTCAAGCGGCTGCACGCGGAGTACGGCGAACAGGTGCATTTGCTGGCGGTCCACACCAGTTTCGGGCACCGGCAGCTGACGCGGGAGGAAGTGGAGCCGACGCTGGTGAAGTTTGCGCGCGACTTCGCCAAGCTGCCCTTTCCTGTGGCCCTCGACCTAGACGGCTCGTTTGCCCGCGAGTGGCAAACCGAGGGCACGCCGCACTGGCTGGCCTTTGCGCCGGGCGGCGAGTTGCTCCGCAGCGTCTACGGCAGCCAGGAGAACGCGCAGACCCGGCTGGAGTACCTGCTGGCCGAGTGGGCGGCGGCTTCCCGCCCCTGA
- a CDS encoding succinate dehydrogenase iron-sulfur subunit: MTQIQTPVTSSSVVQSGATPLAPADVPMLPLKVKVLRFNPEQDKKGRWVTYDIEAQPGDRLVDVLNEIKWYHEPSLTFRRSCQHGICGSDAMMINGRNRLACKTLVRDLVKGSGGEITVEPIRGLKVERDLLVDMEPFFDAYRAIMPYFINEDPAPAGERLQSEAQAERMAHSSNCILCACCTTSCPIFWVNGSYLGPAAIVQAHRFIFDSRDQATQQRLNIMNQNTGVWRCRTAYNCTEACPREIPITSLIEEVKRAVMFQQA; this comes from the coding sequence ATGACCCAGATCCAGACTCCCGTTACTTCCTCCAGCGTCGTTCAGAGCGGCGCGACCCCGCTGGCTCCGGCGGACGTGCCGATGCTGCCACTGAAAGTCAAGGTCCTGCGCTTCAACCCCGAGCAGGACAAGAAGGGCCGCTGGGTGACCTACGACATCGAGGCGCAGCCCGGCGACCGCCTGGTGGACGTGCTCAACGAAATCAAGTGGTACCACGAGCCCAGCCTCACCTTCCGCCGCTCGTGCCAGCACGGCATCTGCGGCTCGGACGCAATGATGATCAACGGGCGCAACCGCCTTGCCTGCAAGACCCTGGTGCGCGACCTCGTGAAGGGCTCGGGCGGCGAGATCACCGTCGAGCCGATTCGTGGCCTCAAGGTCGAGCGTGACCTGCTCGTGGACATGGAGCCCTTTTTCGATGCGTACCGGGCGATCATGCCCTACTTCATCAACGAAGACCCGGCCCCGGCGGGCGAGCGCCTCCAGAGCGAAGCGCAGGCCGAGCGCATGGCGCACTCCAGCAACTGCATCCTGTGCGCGTGCTGCACCACGTCCTGCCCCATCTTCTGGGTGAACGGCTCGTACCTCGGGCCTGCCGCCATCGTGCAGGCGCACCGCTTCATCTTCGACAGCCGCGACCAGGCCACCCAGCAGCGGCTGAACATCATGAACCAGAACACCGGCGTGTGGCGCTGCCGCACCGCCTACAACTGCACCGAAGCGTGCCCGCGTGAAATTCCGATCACCTCGCTGATCGAGGAAGTCAAGCGCGCGGTGATGTTCCAGCAGGCCTGA
- the trpB gene encoding tryptophan synthase subunit beta, translating into MPLSIPSFPLPDARGRYGRFGGRYVPETLIPALDELEQAYEAAKQDPEFLDELDRLLREFVGRPNSLYLAERLTEHAGGAKIYLKREDQNFTGAHKINNCLAQALLAKRMGKQKIIAETGAGQHGVASATAAALLGLSCVVYMGEEDMRRQSLNVFRMQLLGAEVRPVTSGTATLKDATNEAIREWVTNVRDTFYILGSVVGPHPYPAMVRDFQSVIGEEVKVQLQEKEGRSVPDAIVACVGGGSNAIGIFAPFAYLPEGERPRLIGTEAAGHGVDTGMHAASVAWGRVGVLHGSMMYLMNDDEGQIVPPHSISAGLDYPGIGPEHCYYSVMGMAEYVPVTDAQALEGLQLLTRLEGIIPALESAHAISYAVQLARQMKPEEIVVVNLSGRGDKDVTEVMRLLEQSENKQAEGQEVKA; encoded by the coding sequence ATGCCCCTTTCCATTCCCAGCTTTCCGCTGCCAGACGCCCGTGGGCGGTATGGCCGCTTTGGCGGGCGCTACGTGCCCGAAACGCTGATTCCGGCGCTCGACGAACTCGAGCAGGCGTATGAAGCGGCCAAGCAGGACCCCGAATTTCTCGATGAACTCGACCGGCTGCTGCGCGAATTCGTGGGCCGGCCCAACAGCCTGTACCTCGCCGAGCGCCTGACCGAACACGCGGGCGGCGCCAAGATCTACCTCAAGCGCGAGGACCAGAACTTTACCGGCGCGCACAAGATCAACAACTGTCTGGCCCAGGCCTTGCTCGCCAAGCGCATGGGCAAGCAGAAAATCATCGCCGAAACCGGCGCCGGGCAGCACGGTGTGGCGTCGGCCACCGCGGCGGCGCTGCTCGGGCTCTCGTGCGTGGTCTACATGGGCGAGGAAGACATGCGCCGGCAGTCGCTCAACGTGTTCCGTATGCAGCTGCTCGGCGCCGAGGTCCGGCCTGTGACGAGCGGCACCGCCACCCTCAAGGACGCCACCAACGAGGCGATCCGCGAGTGGGTGACGAACGTGCGCGACACCTTTTACATCCTCGGCAGCGTGGTGGGGCCGCACCCTTACCCGGCGATGGTGCGCGACTTTCAGAGCGTCATCGGTGAGGAGGTCAAGGTGCAGCTCCAGGAAAAGGAAGGCCGCAGCGTGCCCGACGCCATCGTGGCGTGTGTGGGCGGCGGCTCCAACGCCATCGGCATCTTCGCGCCTTTCGCTTACCTGCCGGAGGGCGAGCGTCCCCGCTTGATCGGCACCGAGGCCGCCGGGCACGGCGTGGACACCGGGATGCACGCGGCGAGCGTGGCGTGGGGCCGCGTCGGGGTGCTGCACGGGTCGATGATGTACCTGATGAACGACGACGAGGGCCAGATCGTGCCGCCGCACTCCATCAGCGCGGGGCTGGACTACCCCGGCATCGGCCCCGAGCACTGCTACTACTCGGTGATGGGCATGGCCGAGTACGTGCCGGTCACCGACGCCCAGGCGCTTGAAGGGCTGCAACTGCTCACCCGCCTCGAAGGCATCATTCCCGCGCTGGAGTCGGCGCACGCCATCTCCTACGCGGTGCAGCTCGCCCGGCAGATGAAGCCCGAGGAAATCGTTGTGGTCAACCTCTCGGGGCGCGGCGACAAGGACGTGACCGAGGTGATGCGCCTGCTTGAACAATCCGAAAACAAACAGGCCGAGGGCCAGGAGGTCAAGGCATGA
- a CDS encoding succinate dehydrogenase hydrophobic membrane anchor subunit: protein MIKARTLSDARQQSHSNAELNWWIFMRISGLILVFLVLGHIYMTFIQVSEADATYVAVVNKLSNPAWKFYDWLILALALLHGANGARYSIEDYVRTRPDRAWIKGTFYTVIALLFAFGTVGLFSL, encoded by the coding sequence ATGATTAAGGCCCGCACACTCAGCGACGCCCGGCAGCAGTCGCACTCCAACGCCGAGCTGAACTGGTGGATTTTCATGCGCATCAGCGGCCTGATTCTGGTCTTCCTGGTGCTGGGACACATCTACATGACCTTTATCCAGGTCAGCGAGGCCGACGCCACCTACGTCGCGGTCGTCAACAAGCTCAGCAACCCCGCCTGGAAGTTCTACGACTGGCTGATTCTGGCCCTCGCCCTGCTGCACGGGGCCAACGGCGCGCGCTACTCCATCGAGGACTACGTGCGGACCCGGCCTGACCGTGCCTGGATCAAGGGCACCTTCTACACCGTGATCGCCCTGCTGTTTGCTTTCGGCACAGTGGGTCTCTTTTCCCTCTGA
- a CDS encoding alpha/beta hydrolase — MADRRGGELPRLVIVPGLGDSGPGHWQSLWEQKFGAARVRQDYPDRPTPASWAARLQEVVEATPGELILVAHSCGVPTVAHWARLFGGHERVRGALLVSPPDVERPHPDFPAVAQMAPQPLDPLPFPALVVASENDPFCTPERAESFANAWGAAFVMAGEAGHINVDSGHGEWPEGEVLLSEVLHAWTPQGFTRF; from the coding sequence ATGGCCGACCGTAGAGGAGGTGAACTCCCCCGTCTGGTCATCGTGCCCGGCCTGGGCGACTCCGGGCCGGGGCACTGGCAAAGCCTTTGGGAACAGAAGTTCGGCGCAGCGCGGGTACGGCAGGACTACCCAGACAGGCCGACGCCCGCAAGCTGGGCTGCCCGCTTGCAGGAAGTCGTGGAGGCGACCCCCGGTGAACTCATACTCGTCGCCCACTCGTGCGGCGTGCCGACGGTGGCGCACTGGGCGCGGCTCTTCGGCGGCCACGAGCGGGTGCGCGGCGCCCTATTAGTCTCCCCGCCCGACGTGGAGCGGCCCCACCCCGACTTCCCGGCGGTGGCCCAGATGGCGCCGCAACCCCTCGACCCCCTGCCCTTCCCCGCCCTCGTCGTTGCCAGCGAGAACGACCCGTTTTGCACGCCGGAGCGCGCCGAGAGCTTTGCCAACGCCTGGGGTGCCGCATTTGTTATGGCGGGCGAGGCTGGGCATATCAACGTGGACAGCGGCCACGGCGAGTGGCCCGAGGGAGAAGTGCTGCTAAGCGAAGTGCTGCACGCTTGGACCCCGCAGGGCTTTACGCGGTTTTGA
- the trxA gene encoding thioredoxin: MKPVELTDGNFTSEIAQGLTLVDFWAPWCGPCRIIAPVIEELAGQYEGRVKVAKVNVDDNPATSGQFRVMSIPTMILFKDGQPVEGMVGAQPKRAFESVLDKHLGVAVN, encoded by the coding sequence ATGAAGCCTGTGGAACTCACGGACGGCAACTTTACGAGCGAAATCGCGCAGGGCCTGACCCTGGTCGACTTCTGGGCGCCCTGGTGTGGCCCTTGCCGCATCATTGCCCCGGTCATCGAAGAACTCGCCGGTCAGTACGAAGGCCGCGTCAAGGTCGCCAAGGTCAACGTCGACGACAACCCCGCCACCAGCGGCCAGTTCCGCGTCATGAGCATCCCCACCATGATCCTGTTCAAGGACGGCCAGCCGGTCGAAGGCATGGTTGGTGCTCAGCCCAAGCGGGCCTTCGAGTCGGTGCTCGACAAGCACCTCGGGGTCGCTGTCAACTGA
- the trpA gene encoding tryptophan synthase subunit alpha — protein MTATPETATNRGVQRLHAAFARAEAEGRAAFIPFMTGGYPDAARFGEVAGDLLARADIMEVGIPYSDPLGDGPTIQRASEQALAGGTSTRRTLELVRELRQKDDTPIVIMTYINPIYAVGPAEFMRLAQEAGVDGLILPDLPPDQDLEIADLAAQHGLAVTFLIAPTSTPERVKLVAEACTGFLYAVSVTGVTGAREGAALGEVPRMLDLARQYAQRPVVVGFGVKDAATAQQVAQVADGVVVGSAFINAVAAGRDVGALADELAAGCRR, from the coding sequence ATGACGGCGACTCCAGAAACGGCCACCAATCGTGGGGTTCAGCGCCTGCACGCCGCTTTTGCGCGCGCTGAGGCGGAAGGCCGCGCCGCCTTCATTCCCTTCATGACCGGCGGCTACCCCGACGCGGCCCGCTTCGGTGAGGTGGCCGGCGACCTGCTCGCGCGCGCCGACATCATGGAAGTGGGGATTCCCTACTCTGACCCGCTCGGCGACGGCCCCACCATTCAGCGGGCCTCGGAACAGGCGCTCGCGGGCGGCACCAGCACCCGGCGCACGCTGGAACTGGTGCGTGAGCTGCGGCAGAAGGACGACACCCCCATCGTCATCATGACCTACATCAACCCGATCTACGCCGTCGGTCCCGCCGAGTTCATGCGGCTGGCGCAGGAGGCGGGGGTGGACGGGCTGATTCTCCCCGATCTGCCGCCCGACCAGGACCTCGAAATTGCCGACCTCGCCGCGCAGCACGGGCTGGCCGTCACCTTCCTGATCGCGCCGACCTCCACCCCCGAGCGCGTGAAACTGGTCGCCGAGGCCTGCACTGGCTTCCTCTACGCCGTCAGCGTGACCGGCGTGACCGGCGCCCGTGAAGGCGCGGCGCTCGGCGAGGTGCCCCGGATGCTCGACCTCGCCCGGCAGTACGCGCAGAGGCCGGTGGTCGTCGGCTTCGGTGTGAAGGACGCGGCCACCGCTCAGCAGGTCGCGCAGGTCGCCGACGGCGTGGTGGTCGGCAGCGCCTTTATCAACGCGGTGGCAGCGGGACGGGATGTAGGTGCCCTTGCCGACGAGCTTGCCGCCGGGTGCCGCCGCTAG
- a CDS encoding NAD(P)/FAD-dependent oxidoreductase encodes MKTLILGAGYAGLATTTSLKPIPGLESLLIEQNAYHTFETRLHEAAAHNARITLPLIPLLRGTGVHLEQAKVDYVDLDEREVGLKDGRVLMYDTLVVGLGSVTNFYRIPGLAENATELKQLSDADDIFNFVNRTFDNGYQGNRDIVVGGAGLTGVELVTELAQRAELLSKERGLPPFNIYLVEAGPKILPILDEALRAKAQQTLEDYGIKIMVGHRIMQATADSVTVQTADGEQKVIKAGKIIWTGGIQARDVVRGQKIEKGPGGRVVVDEFLRAKGYPDVFIIGDMGLALNQQGKPVPTTAQHAGQQGRTTAKNIMNMVQNKPLVPYEPTTLGEFVSLGGLMAVGWMKLPWNQKLAITGGIAHVMKRASEWKWRSSVD; translated from the coding sequence ATGAAAACGCTGATTCTTGGTGCGGGCTACGCTGGCCTTGCCACGACCACTTCCCTCAAGCCGATTCCTGGCCTCGAAAGCCTGCTGATCGAGCAAAATGCCTACCACACGTTCGAAACCCGCCTGCACGAAGCGGCGGCCCACAACGCCCGCATCACGCTGCCGCTGATCCCGCTGCTGCGCGGCACCGGCGTTCACCTCGAGCAGGCCAAGGTCGATTATGTGGACCTCGACGAGCGCGAAGTCGGGCTGAAAGACGGCCGCGTGCTGATGTACGACACCCTGGTCGTGGGCCTGGGCAGCGTGACCAACTTCTACCGCATTCCCGGCCTCGCCGAAAACGCCACCGAGCTCAAGCAGCTCAGCGACGCCGACGACATCTTCAACTTCGTCAACCGCACCTTCGACAACGGCTACCAGGGCAACCGCGACATCGTGGTCGGCGGCGCGGGCCTGACCGGCGTGGAACTGGTGACCGAACTCGCCCAGCGCGCCGAGCTGCTGAGCAAGGAGCGCGGCCTGCCCCCCTTCAACATCTACCTCGTCGAAGCCGGTCCCAAGATTCTGCCCATTCTGGACGAAGCGCTGCGGGCCAAGGCGCAGCAGACGCTGGAAGACTACGGCATCAAGATCATGGTCGGGCACCGCATCATGCAGGCCACCGCCGACAGCGTGACCGTGCAGACCGCCGATGGCGAGCAGAAGGTCATCAAGGCCGGCAAGATCATCTGGACCGGCGGTATTCAGGCCCGCGACGTCGTGCGCGGCCAGAAGATCGAGAAAGGCCCCGGCGGACGCGTCGTGGTAGACGAGTTCCTGCGCGCCAAGGGTTACCCCGACGTGTTCATCATCGGTGACATGGGGCTGGCGCTCAACCAGCAGGGCAAGCCGGTGCCCACCACCGCGCAGCACGCCGGTCAGCAGGGCCGCACCACCGCCAAGAACATCATGAATATGGTGCAGAACAAGCCCCTGGTGCCCTACGAGCCGACCACCCTGGGCGAGTTCGTGTCGCTCGGCGGCCTGATGGCGGTGGGCTGGATGAAGCTCCCCTGGAACCAGAAGCTCGCCATCACCGGCGGCATTGCCCACGTGATGAAGCGCGCCTCCGAGTGGAAGTGGCGCTCCAGCGTCGACTGA
- the sdhA gene encoding succinate dehydrogenase flavoprotein subunit codes for MHHRYDVIVVGAGGAGLMSALYAAKGGVSVACISKLYPTRSHTGAAQGGIGAALGNIQEDHWEWHMFDTIKGGDYLTDQDAAEVFSKDIIEVVYELEHMGLPFSRTPEGKIAQRKFGGHTRDFGKAAVERSCYAKDRTGHMILQTLYQQNVKAGTLFFNEFHVTDLIIEDGRCRGVVAYDLATGELHTFHAKAVILAAGGYGRVFKITSNALTLTGDLMSIYYRKGLPLQDMEFYQFHPTGLAKLGILVTEGIRGEGGILRNSNGERFMERYAPTIKDLAPRDIVARSMTTEIREGRGVGKDKDAIHIDLTHLPREVIEGKLAEITDLARTYLGQDPVKDLVMVQPTAHYAMGGIPTDLNGLCLSDGNGGSIEGLYAAGEQACVSLHGANRLGTNSLGDLVVFGRRAGRYAAEYAKQVEYAEMPENAEAESRRVFDDLRAASGKDNAAAIRKELQETMMRNVGIFRNGPDMAKQVEIIKELKTRYKNVGVSDTNARYNSELVEALELGFMLDCAEAMASSAVNRTESRGAHDREDFHQRDDVNWLKHTMAYRDMNNPGNVLIGYKDVALKGFTRSFEPKPRVY; via the coding sequence ATGCATCATCGTTATGACGTGATCGTCGTAGGGGCAGGCGGCGCCGGGCTGATGTCGGCGCTGTACGCGGCCAAGGGCGGCGTCTCCGTCGCCTGCATTTCCAAGCTCTATCCCACGCGCTCGCACACTGGCGCGGCGCAGGGCGGGATCGGCGCGGCGCTCGGCAACATCCAGGAAGACCACTGGGAATGGCACATGTTCGATACCATCAAGGGGGGCGATTACCTGACCGACCAGGACGCCGCCGAGGTGTTCAGTAAGGACATCATCGAAGTGGTCTACGAGCTCGAGCACATGGGCCTGCCCTTCTCGCGCACGCCCGAAGGCAAAATCGCGCAGCGCAAGTTCGGCGGCCACACCCGCGACTTCGGCAAGGCCGCCGTGGAGCGCTCGTGCTACGCCAAGGACCGCACCGGCCACATGATCCTTCAGACCCTGTACCAACAGAACGTGAAGGCCGGGACACTGTTTTTCAACGAGTTCCACGTCACCGACCTGATTATCGAAGACGGGCGCTGCCGCGGCGTGGTTGCCTATGACCTCGCGACCGGCGAGCTGCACACCTTCCATGCCAAGGCCGTGATTCTGGCGGCGGGCGGCTACGGGCGCGTGTTCAAGATCACCTCCAACGCCCTGACGCTGACCGGCGACCTGATGAGCATCTACTACCGCAAGGGCCTGCCCCTGCAGGACATGGAGTTCTACCAGTTCCACCCCACCGGGCTGGCCAAACTGGGCATTCTGGTCACGGAAGGCATTCGCGGCGAAGGCGGCATCCTACGCAACTCCAACGGCGAACGCTTCATGGAACGCTACGCGCCGACCATCAAGGACCTCGCGCCGCGTGACATCGTGGCCCGTTCCATGACCACCGAAATCCGCGAAGGGCGCGGCGTGGGCAAAGACAAGGACGCGATCCATATCGACCTGACCCACCTGCCGCGCGAAGTGATCGAGGGCAAGCTCGCCGAGATCACCGACCTCGCGCGCACTTACCTGGGCCAGGACCCGGTCAAGGACCTCGTGATGGTGCAGCCGACCGCGCACTACGCGATGGGCGGGATTCCCACCGACCTCAACGGGCTGTGCCTCAGCGACGGCAACGGCGGCTCTATCGAGGGGCTGTACGCGGCGGGCGAGCAGGCCTGCGTGTCGCTGCACGGCGCCAACCGCCTGGGCACCAACAGCCTGGGTGACCTCGTGGTGTTCGGTCGCCGCGCCGGGCGCTACGCCGCCGAGTACGCCAAGCAGGTCGAGTACGCCGAGATGCCCGAAAACGCCGAGGCCGAAAGCCGGCGCGTGTTCGACGATCTGCGCGCGGCCAGCGGCAAGGACAACGCCGCCGCCATCCGCAAGGAGCTGCAGGAAACGATGATGCGCAACGTGGGCATCTTCCGCAACGGCCCCGACATGGCCAAGCAGGTCGAGATCATCAAGGAACTCAAGACCCGCTACAAGAACGTCGGCGTGTCGGACACCAACGCCCGCTACAACTCCGAACTGGTGGAGGCGCTCGAACTCGGGTTCATGCTCGACTGCGCCGAAGCGATGGCGAGCAGCGCCGTGAACCGCACCGAGTCACGCGGGGCCCACGACCGCGAGGACTTCCATCAGCGCGACGACGTGAACTGGCTCAAGCACACCATGGCCTACCGGGACATGAACAACCCCGGCAACGTGCTGATCGGCTACAAGGACGTGGCCCTCAAGGGCTTCACGCGCTCCTTCGAGCCCAAGCCCCGCGTCTACTGA
- a CDS encoding DUF309 domain-containing protein, with the protein MLARMNPELRRGADLFNAGHWWEAHEAWEDVWRVSSGEERAFVQALILLAAALHKRWHHGSLAHRNFYKAEKYLGTLPDEYGGVDLRGLRQAVWQALETEGMHPQLPLE; encoded by the coding sequence ATGCTGGCCCGCATGAACCCCGAATTGCGGCGCGGCGCCGACCTTTTCAACGCCGGGCACTGGTGGGAAGCCCACGAAGCCTGGGAAGACGTCTGGCGGGTGTCCAGCGGCGAGGAGCGGGCCTTCGTGCAGGCGCTGATCCTGCTCGCCGCCGCCCTGCACAAACGCTGGCACCACGGCAGCCTCGCGCACCGCAACTTCTACAAGGCGGAAAAGTACCTGGGCACGCTGCCCGACGAGTACGGCGGCGTCGACCTGCGGGGCCTGCGTCAGGCGGTGTGGCAGGCACTGGAAACGGAGGGAATGCACCCGCAGTTGCCGCTGGAATGA
- a CDS encoding isochorismatase family protein, whose protein sequence is MTLTPRALLLLSAQRHYLHDRPDEREVARDWQRHVEQARADGDLIALVQWDGEEGSAGETFSKGWILYPDFRAEAGDVLVRAQAPDAFSGSDLDAALRGRAVRELTLLGLPGEELEATAQAARDLGYQVSAAQGGQAQGGQA, encoded by the coding sequence ATGACACTCACTCCCCGAGCCCTGCTGCTGCTCAGCGCCCAGCGCCATTACCTGCATGACCGACCCGACGAACGCGAGGTGGCCCGCGACTGGCAGCGGCATGTCGAGCAGGCCCGCGCCGACGGCGACCTGATTGCGCTGGTGCAGTGGGACGGCGAGGAAGGCAGCGCCGGCGAGACCTTCAGCAAGGGCTGGATTCTTTACCCCGACTTCCGCGCCGAGGCGGGCGACGTGCTGGTGCGGGCGCAGGCCCCCGACGCCTTTTCCGGCTCTGACCTTGACGCCGCGCTGCGGGGCCGGGCGGTACGCGAGCTGACGCTGCTGGGACTGCCTGGTGAGGAACTGGAGGCCACGGCGCAGGCGGCCCGTGACCTCGGCTATCAGGTCAGCGCGGCGCAGGGAGGCCAGGCGCAGGGAGGCCAGGCATGA